CACCTGGCCCAAACTGTTGCGCGCCTACGGCTACCGAACGGCCGCCTTCTACCCGCCGGCGGTCTTCTTCATCGACCGCGAGCGCTTCGCTTCCTTCGACGAAAGCGGCTTCGGCTTCGAGTATCGCAAGCGTGAGTTCTTGGAAGGTCAGGGCAGGGCGGCACAGGTCGCGAGCTACCTGTCATCCCTGACGGACGGACAAGCGCGGTTCGTCTGGGTGCATCTGTTCGCTCCCCACGAGCCCTACGAGGTGCATGAAGGGCACGGATTCGGTGATCGTGACCTGGATCGCTACGACTCGGAAGTGGCCTTCGCCGATGAGACCCTGGGCAAGATCGTCAAGGCGTTTCGCACCCACAGCCCTCGCGGCGTGGTCATGGTAACGGCGGATCATGGCGAGGAGTTTGGGGATCACGGCGGTCGCTATCACGGGACGACGACCTACGAGGAACAGGTGCGCGTGCCGCTGGTGGTCAATGCCCCGGGCAGCGTCGCTGTGCAGCGCGTCCCCGAAGTCGTGCAGACGATCGACCTGATGCCGACGGTGCTGGCGGCGATGGCCATCCCTATCCCGCCGCGCGTGCGGGGACGCGACCTGGGCACCTTGCTGCGAGGAAAGGCCGCCTTCGGCCCCGGACATGCCATGGCCGAAAGCGAGGACCAGATCCTGCTGGCCGAGGGAAACCACCGCCTGATCTGCGAGCGAAGGCTGGCCGCGTGCAGGCTCTACGACCTCGCGCGGGATCCCAAGCAGCGGCAAGATCTGGCGAAGACGGAGGCCGAAACCCTGCGGCGCCTGCGCGGACGCATGCACGAACTGAGCTCCTCCCACGGCCGCTACGAAGTGGCGGGGCTCCGCGCCGACGGCAAGGGTTGGCCCGCGGCCATCACGCGAGCTGCGGCAGGAGATCCCGACGCCGCGCTCGATCTTGCCGCCCTTTTGGACGATGCCGACACGGCCGTGCGCCGCCGCGCCGCCGAGCTGATGTTCCAGATGCGGCGCGAAGAAACCGCCCCCGCGCTGCGCTTGGCGCTGGAGCGCGACGAGGATGCGGACGTGCGCAAATGGTGTGCCCTCACTCTGACGCGTTTGGGGCAAGGGGCGCCGCTGGTGATCGAGCTGCTGAAAGGCGGCGACACGGTGTGGCGGCGCTACGCAGCGCTGGCCCTGGCCGAGTCCGGTGATCCCCGCGGCGGACCTGTGCTGGTCGACTGGTGGAAGGACAAGCGCGCCCGCGACTACGCGCGCTCTCTGGAGCTGCTGCAAGCCTTCGAGCGCATCAAGGAGAAGGACGCGGTCTGGCCCTTGACCCAGAGCCTCGACGACGTGCGCCTACGCCCGCACATCGCCGACACGTTGGCGGAGCTGGGCGAAGAGGGCGCGCGCATCTCCCTGGCCAAGGCCTTCAGCCAGGAGCGATATCAGGACGCCCGCGTTGCCCTGGCGCGGGCCGTGGTGCGTCTCGATGGCGGGCCCGAGATTGCTCCGGCGCTGGTTCGCTTCCTAGGGGTGCCCGACGCGATGCGCGGGGGAGTGGGGCTCGCCTCAGAAGCCGGCATCCTGCAAAACATTGGGGGGCCGCCCAAGAACGAGTTGGGGCGATTGCGCCGCAGCGCATCCCTCGGGGCAGAGCTGACTCTGGTCGTGCCGAAGGGTGGCAATGGCCGGGGCGTGCGGCTGTTGGTCCGTGCACGCGCGCCGAACCAAGAGGGCGTCGTGGTCGTGGCTCCGCCCTTGGCCGACCTGAGATACAACCGCAAGGGTGAACCCGTAAAGATACGAGATCTCCCGCGTTTGAAGCTGGACAGTGCGACACGCGTGACGGTACCCAGGGGAGGTTGGGTTGAACTTGCCGTGCCGGCAGGTCAGGCACTTGGCTTGAAACCAGGTCGCGTCGCTCGGTTGGTGGTGTACGCCGAACGCTCGGTCGAGGTCGACGCGGTCGTGGCTGTTCCGCTATCCGACGAACTGCCGCCTCCGGCGCCGAAACCCTGGAAGCCCGAGAACGACAGCGCCGCGCCGTCCCCCGGCTGAGCGGCCGGCGCTCTTTCAACCCAGGGTCGCTCAACCAGGGTCGCTCAACCAGGGTCGGTGGCAATTTCGCCGTGGACGGCTGGCAAGGGGTGCTATACGAGGCGGCGCAGTTTCTGCCCCGATCTGAAGCGAGCAAACACCGTGGCCAGCAAAGAAGAACCCAAACTCAGCCGTCGCGCCCGCCGCCGCGCCGCCCAAGAGGCGGACGCTCCGCCGTGGAGCAAAGATGACGAGGCAGAGCAGGGACGCGAAGACGAGGCTGAAGGCGAAAGCGGCGACGCAGACGACGACGGTGAGGGCGAGGCCAGCGACGGGGACTCCGACGAAACCGATCGGGACTCGGACGAGGGAGACGCGGACGAAGGGGACGCCGAAGGTAGTGCGGACGAGGATGCCGGCGACGAAACCGAGGCCCCCATCGCCGCCGCTCCCGCAGCCAAGAAGAAAAAGAAGAAGCGCGCCGTCGAGGACGAGGGCGACGACCCCAGCAAGATCCGCGATCGGAACAAGCGCTTGCGGGCCGAAGCGGCACGCAAGCGCCGGGCAAAGCGCGACCGCGAGCGGGAATCGGCCGTTGCCCAAGGGCTCGACGCTTCCGAGATGGTCGACGACGCGCTGGCGCGGGGCACTCACGCCGCGACTCAGTGGGTCAAGCGCAACTTCAGCTTGCTGCAGTGGGCACTCGTGATTTCAGTCGCGGGGCTGATCGGCTGGCAGATCTACTCGTGGCGCAAGGCGCGAACTACGGAGAAGAGTTCGGACCAGCTCGTCGCGGGGGTGGAGGCGGAAACAGGCGCGGTAGGCGCCCCTCCCACGGATGATCCGACCTACAATCCGAAGCGCACTTTCGAGAGTCACGCCGCCCGTCTGAAAGCGGCCGAAGACGACTACCGCGCTGCCGCCGCTGCCGAGGCAGGCAAGGGAGCCGGCATCCTGGCGGAGCTGGGCCTCGCTGGCGTGCTCTACGACCAGGGCAAGTACGACGACGCCTTGGCTGCCTACGAAAAGGTGCTCGGCTCCGCGCTGGCAAAGCACGACACGGACGTGCGCTTCCGCGCCACCGAAGCCGTCGGCCTTTGCAAGGAAGCCAAGGGCGACACCGCCGGAGCGGAAGCTGCCTTCAAGGAGTTGGAAGGCTCCGATTCACCCGGCTTCGCCGCCCTCGGCCTCTACCACCGCGCGCGGCTGGCCTTTGCCGCCGGCAAGAAGGACGAGGTCAAGGAACTCCTCAAGAAGTCCAAGGAAAAGGCCGAGGCCGACAAGTCGCCCTTCGCCACTTCGAGCTACCTAGAGAGAGCCAGTCGGGATCTTCTGGCGTCCGTCGACCCCACCGTGGCGCGCACGCCGTCTTCGGGCGACTATTCGCCAGAGCAGTTGGATGCCCTCAAAGCCCAGATCATGCAGGATCCGACCAAGCTCAAGAAGATGCTCGAGGAGATGCAGAAGAACGTGAAGGACATCACCAAGGATCTGCCTGCACCTCCTGCCAGCGGTTTGCCGTCGCCGCCTCCGGCTCCCTCGCCATGAAGTTGCGCATCCTCGTCCCGCTTGCCCTAGCGACTGCCGTCACGAGCGCGGGATGCGACAGCCTGCAATTCGGCGCCAATCCCGAGGTGCCGAGCTGGCGCTACCGGCCCAGCGGTTCGCTTTCGGTGGTGTACAAGAAGCGATTCCTGGCCGATTCCCGCCAAACGGGGGAGCCCTACGAGCGCGGCCGCCCGGAGATCGACGTCAAGGGGCGGCGCGTATTCTTCGGTTCGAGTGACCACGGCCTCTACGCCCTGAGCGCCCTCGATGGTTCCACCTTGTGGCGTTTCGAAACCGTGGGAGCCGTGCAATGCGCGCCGCTCTACGATCCGGCGGAAGACGTCGTTTACTTCGGCTCCAACGACGGCGCGCTATACAAGGTGCGCGCCGCCACGGGGGAGCTGATCTGGCGCTTCGCCTCCAACGCCGAGGTCGCACGGCGGCCTGTGTTGAGCGGCGGGCGGCTCTATGCCGTCAATGCCAACGACACGGTGCTCTGCCTCGACGCCAAGAGCGGCAAGACGATCTGGAGCCAACACCGCACGCCAGCCCTCGGCATGGAGGTGGCGGGCTATTCGGGCCCGCT
This genomic stretch from Polyangiaceae bacterium harbors:
- a CDS encoding sulfatase-like hydrolase/transferase encodes the protein MASVWEVQFGLLYLVPTWLVAAALVGAVATLVLRTAHGEGSRLERYGVCGLLAALALWAAWAVGGGRHLSSLPARAGFALGVAVVVGGASVFGLPRLGPLARRHAGGAALALLVLSVVSGLANLWVLPRLYPAFHAALSAFGMLAAGLSLATVVGARGLATQRGVVVLVVGALGALVLRPAAERLAGFDNFRLLLLDHAPSSGQLVLLMAKLAPPPPMDGACAEGECGPIVLAAGTESPLRWRGRDLLLVSIDALRADHVGSYGYGRKTTPHIDALAEEGTLFEHAYAPTPHTSYSVSSLMTGKYLRPLLLQGMGADSDTWPKLLRAYGYRTAAFYPPAVFFIDRERFASFDESGFGFEYRKREFLEGQGRAAQVASYLSSLTDGQARFVWVHLFAPHEPYEVHEGHGFGDRDLDRYDSEVAFADETLGKIVKAFRTHSPRGVVMVTADHGEEFGDHGGRYHGTTTYEEQVRVPLVVNAPGSVAVQRVPEVVQTIDLMPTVLAAMAIPIPPRVRGRDLGTLLRGKAAFGPGHAMAESEDQILLAEGNHRLICERRLAACRLYDLARDPKQRQDLAKTEAETLRRLRGRMHELSSSHGRYEVAGLRADGKGWPAAITRAAAGDPDAALDLAALLDDADTAVRRRAAELMFQMRREETAPALRLALERDEDADVRKWCALTLTRLGQGAPLVIELLKGGDTVWRRYAALALAESGDPRGGPVLVDWWKDKRARDYARSLELLQAFERIKEKDAVWPLTQSLDDVRLRPHIADTLAELGEEGARISLAKAFSQERYQDARVALARAVVRLDGGPEIAPALVRFLGVPDAMRGGVGLASEAGILQNIGGPPKNELGRLRRSASLGAELTLVVPKGGNGRGVRLLVRARAPNQEGVVVVAPPLADLRYNRKGEPVKIRDLPRLKLDSATRVTVPRGGWVELAVPAGQALGLKPGRVARLVVYAERSVEVDAVVAVPLSDELPPPAPKPWKPENDSAAPSPG